In Piliocolobus tephrosceles isolate RC106 chromosome 10, ASM277652v3, whole genome shotgun sequence, a single window of DNA contains:
- the MTERF2 gene encoding transcription termination factor 2, mitochondrial, with product MLWKLLLRSQSCRLCSFKKMQSPPKYRPFLTCFTYITDRQSSKENTRTVEKLYKFSVDIRKIRRLKGWVLLEDKTYVEEIASILQELGADETAVASILERCPEAIVCSPTAVNTQRKLWQLVCKNEEELIKLIEQFPESFFTIKDQENQKLNVQFFQELELKNVVISRLLTTASNVFHNPVEKNKQMVRILQESYLDVGGSEANMKVWLLKLLSQNPFILLNSPAAIKETLEFLQEQGFTSFEILQLLSKLKGFLFQLCPRSIQNSISFSKSVFKCTDHDLKQLVLKCPALLYYSVPVLEERMQGLLREGISIAQIRETPMVLELTPQIVQYRIRKLNSLGYRIKDGHLANLNGSKKEFEANFGKIQAKKVRPLFNPVAPLNVEE from the coding sequence ATGTTGTGGAAGCTGCTGCTGAGATCCCAGTCCTGCAGGCTGTGTTCTTTCAAAAAGATGCAATCACCTCCAAAATACAGACCTTTCTTAACATGCTTCACCTATATAACTGATAGACAGTCGagcaaagaaaatacaagaaCAGTGGAAAAGCTCTATAAATTTTCAGTTGACATCAGGAAAATTCGCAGATTAAAAGGATGGGTACTTTTAGAGGATAAAACCTATGTTGAAGAAATTGCGAGTATTTTACAAGAACTAGGTGCCGATGAGACTGCTGTAGCCAGTATTTTGGAACGCTGCCCGGAAGCAATTGTCTGTAGTCCAACCGCTGTTAACACCCAGAGAAAACTCTGGCAGTTGGTCTGCAAAAATGAGGAAGAGTTAATCAAGTTAATAGAGCAGTTTCCAGAATCTTTCTTTACTATTAAAGACCAAGAAAACCAGAAGCTGAATGTTCAGTTCTTTCAAGAGTTGGAACTAAAAAATGTGGTCATTAGCAGACTTTTGACTACTGCATCTAATGTTTTTCATAATCCTGTTGAGAAGAATAAGCAAATGGTAAGAATTCTCCAAGAGAGTTATCTAGATGTAGGTGGCTCTGAGGCCAACATGAAAGTTTGGCTACTAAAATTGTTAAGCCaaaatccatttattttgttaaattctcCCGCAGCTATAAAGGAAACACTAGAATTTCTCCAGGAGCAAGGTTTCACAAGCTTTGAAATTCTCCAGCTTCTGTCCAAACTCAAAggatttctttttcaactttgcCCAAGAAGTATACAGAATAGTATTTCCTTCtctaaaagtgtttttaaatgcaCAGATCATGACCTGAAGcaattagttttgaaatgtcCTGCCCTTTTATATTATTCTGTTCCAGTTTTAGAAGAGAGAATGCAAGGATTATTGAGAGAAGGAATTTCCATAGCTCAAATAAGAGAGACGCCAATGGTTCTTGAATTAACACCACAGATAGTACAGTACAGGATAAGGAAACTGAATTCCTTAGGCTACAGAATAAAGGATGGACATCTAGCAAATCTAAATGGATCAAAAAAAGAGTTTGAAGCTAATTTCGGCAAAATTCAGGCCAAAAAAGTAAGGCCATTATTTAACCCTGTGGCACCATTAAATGTTGAAGAATGA